The proteins below come from a single Ictalurus punctatus breed USDA103 chromosome 24, Coco_2.0, whole genome shotgun sequence genomic window:
- the camsap3 gene encoding calmodulin-regulated spectrin-associated protein 3 isoform X5, which produces MVDSNAMRKTFVVPDVKPLDQYDINRAKICASVGWLLAKSYGNADSVPAELRDPFYLDQYEQEHLKPPVTRLLQSPELYCRTYGLLLAGGPGANGTPTDNTVLLQTLSKKGLTPRDQNTPVTEADLRHKPIKMSAHLAVMDALMAVGAMETVRASGGVERLGGEDDWERTLLHWVNTLRYRKDKLLSKLKPCFPVVNEVKDLSNGCAIAAVIHYYCPGLLRLEDVCMKESMSLADSLYNLQLILEFCESCLKSCCPLVLEDMLYSPPELQVNMLSFLAELLYWFEVSKPDFVQPLNATESSGGSENGNRGSGSSSPSLFKKPFLPISPATPIPGSLTQSTSMSHVEAAGRSWTKNPLSRPLSSAVSFSIPFGLDSDVDIVMGNPVIMRSVSSDNINPAGQPGKRAHYTPPEDISRSPGPNGPQRASWASRSPAVPLLAEENGLDEGDAAELPTIEEALQIIHNEGKMEPRLHPDGAPDGFYLHSPDDPASRRHNGSPAILGGSAPSGAGMQYRPMGNASCTRRTSDGSRDDDSVLRDGSVDSDASEDLPKTQSTPATPAGGARVANSSGQETPDSGVKMTSFAERKKKLAQEQPIPDEDPQMTSWAAKKTQESPSKSPALTSEMSELGARLEEKRKAIEAQKRRIEAIFAKHRQRLGKSAFLQLKKEQEEDVEGVSAEEDVRRMSLDERLARMEKDEESDAKQEKERPPDDRKFQTSAQQASKDKTVAGPSGEKTGVPLGDYNNAVSKLNAALSSLQNDVQRLSEQQNQLLLKKIPSANQTWVIPPSTKSSAAAAPPRLSRESTRDLIPNSSSSSPSPSRRISSQAIPPKSPGSHRRAQSAPPKSPKNQHHSRSADPKMPTLTRVITAPHCVDSMPHRRKVSPWHYRDQTSSSFSFGSSVSQSDSRPPSRPLSEDTSDDQTVFSLELDGGSNHFPGRREHHGGSSSGAPSECSFESDIPASAFTRKPSSLIEIPLSSLSGLDREDAEHGLDAASDSMSDHTEPETKTGIGFFFKQDEARPEDEMAQRRAALLEKQQKRAEEIKRKRQEQEREKEASRRNSVDELERPRTPSTPPPARTPPAAHTPPPDGSQHRRGTFTRQEYEWRHQLKIMEDLDKALRQKPTTVRGVKKQRPKTVFRDDSDLSRSPAKGLLGSRLNKVYSHSTMNLSSMANDTGTLTIKKSPSRSHSPSRLMSPGRMATQNGDKDWENASTLSSPASIPEYTGPKLYKEPSFKSNKFIIHNAISRCCLAGKVNEPQKNKIIEEMEKSSANHFLILFRDSSCQFRAVYTMNPETEELVRLTGIGPRIISLSMVESIYKYSSDRKQFSVIPSKTMSMSVDAFTIPGQLWQTKRPGTPKKLGTPK; this is translated from the exons ACAGCGTTCCAGCGGAGCTGCGAGACCCCTTTTATCTTGACCAGTACGAGCAGGAGCACCTGAAGCCCCCTGTGACGCGGCTGCTTCAATCTCCCGAGCTCTACTGCCGAACCTATGGCCTGTTGCTAGCTGGGGGTCCCGGGGCCAACGGTACGCCGACAGATAACACCGTCCTCCTACAGACCCTCAGCAAAAAGGGCTTAACCCCCAGAGACCAGAACACCCCAGTGACCGAAGCAGACCTCCGGCACAAGCCTATCAAAATG AGCGCCCACTTAGCGGTGATGGACGCTTTAATGGCGGTGGGAGCCATGGAGACGGTGAGGGCGAGCGGAGGAGTGGAGAGACTCGGGGGAGAAGACGACTGGGAGAGAACGCTGCTGCACTGGGTCAACACG CTCCGGTACAGGAAGGATAAGCTGCTGTCTAAGCTCAAGCCCTGTTTTCCTGTCGTGAATGAAGTGAAGGATCTCTCTAATGGCTGTGCCATCGCTGCCGTCATACACTACTACTGTCCTGGCCTGCTGCGCTTAGAAG ATGTTTGTATGAAGGAATCCATGTCTTTGGCCGACAGTCTTTATAATCTGCAGCTCATTCTTGAGTTCTGTGAAAGTTGTCTGAAGAGCTGCTGCCCCCTGGTGTTGGAGGACATGCTCTACAGCCCACCTGAATTACAG GTTAATATGCTGAGCTTTCTGGCAGAGCTCTTGTATTGGTTTGAAGTGTCGAAGCCTGACTTTGTTCAGCCTCTGAACGCCACAG AGTCCTCTGGAGGTTCAGAAAATGGCAACAGAGGCTCTGGCAGCAG CTCTCCCTCGTTATTTAAAAAGCCTTTCTTGCCAATATCCCCTGCCACACCAATTCCAG GCTCACTGACTCAGTCTACCTCAATGTCTCATGTAGAGGCAGCTGGACGATCATGGACTAAAAACCCTCTCAG TCGTCCCCTGTCATCTGCTGTGTCCTTCAGTATCCCCTTTGGTCTCGACAGTGATGTGGACATAGTGATGGGTAACCCTGTAATCATGCGCTCCGTCAGCTCGGATAACATCAATCCTGCGGGACAGCCTGGGAAACGTGCCCATTACACCCCTCCGGAGGACATCAGCAGGTCTCCAGGACCTAACGGCCCCCAGCGTGCCTCTTGGGCCTCCCGTAGTCCTGCAGTGCCCCTTTTGGCCGAGGAGAACGGCCTCGACGAGGGTGACGCGGCGGAGTTGCCCACCATCGAGGAAGCCTTGCAGATCATTCACAATGAGGGAAAAATGGAGCCTCGTTTACATCCGGATGGAGCGCCTGATGGGTTCTATTTGCACTCGCCGGACGACCCAGCCAGTCGTAGACATAACGGTAGCCCTGCTATCCTCGGCGGCTCCGCCCCTTCCGGGGCAGGAATGCAGTACAGGCCGATGGGAAATGCAAGCTGCACCAGACGTACGTCTGATGGCTCACGTGACGACGACTCTGTACTAAGAGATGGCAGCGTGGACTCTGATGCCTCGGAGGATCTTCCAAAAACACAATCCACACCCGCCACGCCTGCAGGTGGTGCCCGGGTGGCTAATTCGTCTGGGCAAGAGACCCCAGACAGCGGTGTGAAGATGACCAGTTTTGCTGAGCGTAAAAAGAAACTGGCACAGGAGCAGCCGATTCCCGACGAGGACCCGCAGATGACCAGCTGGGCAGCTAAAAAGACGCAGGAGAGCCCCAGCAAAAGTCCGGCACTCACCAGTGAAATGTCGGAGCTTGGGGCAAGACTGGAGGAGAAGCGCAAGGCCATCGAGGCTCAGAAGAGGCGTATCGAGGCCATTTTTGCCAAGCATCGACAGAGGCTGGGCAAGAGCGCCTTCTTGCAGTTGAAGAAAGAGCAGGAAGAAGACGTTGAGGGGGTCAGCGCAGAGGAAGACGTAAGACGCATGTCGCTGGATGAGAGACTAGCACGCATGGAGAAAGATGAAGAAAGTGATGCGAAGCAGGAGAAGGAGCGCCCTCCAGATGACAGGAAGTTTCAAACTTCTGCGCAGCAGGCCTCTAAAGACAAAACGGTGGCAGGACCGTCGGGTGAGAAGACCGGTGTACCATTGGGTGATTATAACAATGCAGTGTCAAAACTGAACGCCGCTCTGAGCTCGCTGCAGAATGATGTGCAGCGCTTGTCCGAGCAGCAGAACCAGCTGTTGCTGAAGAAAATCCCCTCTGCCAACCAAACATGGGTCATCCCACCCAGCACGAAGAGCTCCGCTGCAGCAGCACCTCCACGCCTGTCCAGGGAGTCAACTCGTGACTTGATACCCAActcttcctcctcatcaccTTCCCCATCTCGCAGAATCAGCTCTCAAGCCATTCCCCCGAAATCGCCTGGCTCTCACCGCCGGGCTCAATCTGCACCTCCAAAAAGCCCCAAAAATCAGCACCACTCAAGGTCTGCAGATCCAAAGATGCCCACGCTCACCCGGGTCATCACGGCCCCACATTGTGTGGACAGTATGCCTCATCGACGGAAAGTATCCCCTTGGCACTACAGAGACCAGACTTCATCTTCCTTCAGCTTCGGCTCGTCAGTCTCCCAGAGCGACTCGCGTCCTCCCTCTCGGCCCCTCAGCGAGGACACGAGCGACGACCAAACCGTTTTCAGCCTGGAACTAGATGGAGGCTCCAACCATTTTCCTGGCAGGAGGGAACATCATGGAGGCAGCAGCTCAGGTGCTCCATCAGAGTGTTCCTTTGAAAGCGACATCCCAGCATCAGCCTTCACCCGCAAACCCAGCAGTCTGATCGAGATCCCGCTGTCCTCTCTGAGTGGGCTGGACAGAGAGGATGCTGAACATGGCCTTGACGCCGCCTCTGACTCCATGAGCGATCACACCGAGCCGGAGACGAAGACTGGTATCGGCTTTTTCTTTAAG CAGGACGAGGCTCGACCAGAGGATGAGATGGCTCAGAGGAGAGCTGCACTGCTGGAAAAGCAGCAAAAGAGAGCAGAGGAAATTAAGAGGAAGAGACAGGAGCAGGAACGAGAGAAGGAGGCGAG CAGACGCAATTCCGTGGATGAGCTGGAGCGACCCCGGACGCCCTCCACACCTCCGCCAGCTCGCACTCCTCCCGCAGCGCACACTCCTCCTCCCGACGGATCTCAGCACCGACGCGGAACCTTTACCAGGCAAGAGTACGAATGGCGCCATCAGCTCAAGATCATGGAAGACCTGGACAAGGCGCTGCGCCAGAAACCCACCACTGTCCGAGGTGTCAAGAAACAGCGGCCCAAAACGGTGTTCCGGGATGATTCGGACCTCTCCCGCAGCCCAGCTAAAGGGTTGCTGG GTTCTCGACTGAATAAAGTGTATTCTCATTCCACGATGAACCTATCCTCCATGGCCAATGATACTGGGACACTTACCATCAAGAAATCCCCAAG TCGCTCTCACTCTCCATCAAGACTGATGTCTCCGGGCCGTATGGCCACACAGAATGGTGATAAGGACTGGGAGAATGCATCCACCCTTTCTTCCCCAGCTTCCATCCCTGAGTACACCG gACCCAAACTATATAAAGAGCCAAGCTTCAAATCCAACAAGTTCATTATCCACAATGCCATCTCGCGCTGCTGTTTGGCAGGAAAGGTCAACGAACCGCAGAAAAACAAGATCATTGAG GAAATGGAGAAGAGCAGCGCCAACCacttcctcatcctcttccgGGATTCGAGCTGCCAGTTCCGGGCGGTTTACACCATGAACCCGGAGACGGAGGAACTGGTGCGTCTGACTGGCATCGGCCCGCGGATCATCAGCCTCTCCATGGTCGAGTCTATCTACAAATACAGCTCCGACCGCAAGCAGTTCTCGGTCATCCCGTCCAAAACCATGTCCATGAGCGTGGACGCTTTCACCATCCCCGGCCAGCTGTGGCAGACCAAGCGGCCCGGGACGCCCAAAAAGCTCGGAACACCAAAGTGA
- the camsap3 gene encoding calmodulin-regulated spectrin-associated protein 3 isoform X4 — protein MVDSNAMRKTFVVPDVKPLDQYDINRAKICASVGWLLAKSYGNADSVPAELRDPFYLDQYEQEHLKPPVTRLLQSPELYCRTYGLLLAGGPGANGTPTDNTVLLQTLSKKGLTPRDQNTPVTEADLRHKPIKMSAHLAVMDALMAVGAMETVRASGGVERLGGEDDWERTLLHWVNTLNKKLKERTESDQTQQSTEPQPVQASLRYRKDKLLSKLKPCFPVVNEVKDLSNGCAIAAVIHYYCPGLLRLEDVCMKESMSLADSLYNLQLILEFCESCLKSCCPLVLEDMLYSPPELQVNMLSFLAELLYWFEVSKPDFVQPLNATESSGGSENGNRGSGSSSPSLFKKPFLPISPATPIPGSLTQSTSMSHVEAAGRSWTKNPLSDVDIVMGNPVIMRSVSSDNINPAGQPGKRAHYTPPEDISRSPGPNGPQRASWASRSPAVPLLAEENGLDEGDAAELPTIEEALQIIHNEGKMEPRLHPDGAPDGFYLHSPDDPASRRHNGSPAILGGSAPSGAGMQYRPMGNASCTRRTSDGSRDDDSVLRDGSVDSDASEDLPKTQSTPATPAGGARVANSSGQETPDSGVKMTSFAERKKKLAQEQPIPDEDPQMTSWAAKKTQESPSKSPALTSEMSELGARLEEKRKAIEAQKRRIEAIFAKHRQRLGKSAFLQLKKEQEEDVEGVSAEEDVRRMSLDERLARMEKDEESDAKQEKERPPDDRKFQTSAQQASKDKTVAGPSGEKTGVPLGDYNNAVSKLNAALSSLQNDVQRLSEQQNQLLLKKIPSANQTWVIPPSTKSSAAAAPPRLSRESTRDLIPNSSSSSPSPSRRISSQAIPPKSPGSHRRAQSAPPKSPKNQHHSRSADPKMPTLTRVITAPHCVDSMPHRRKVSPWHYRDQTSSSFSFGSSVSQSDSRPPSRPLSEDTSDDQTVFSLELDGGSNHFPGRREHHGGSSSGAPSECSFESDIPASAFTRKPSSLIEIPLSSLSGLDREDAEHGLDAASDSMSDHTEPETKTGIGFFFKQDEARPEDEMAQRRAALLEKQQKRAEEIKRKRQEQEREKEASRRNSVDELERPRTPSTPPPARTPPAAHTPPPDGSQHRRGTFTRQEYEWRHQLKIMEDLDKALRQKPTTVRGVKKQRPKTVFRDDSDLSRSPAKGLLGSRLNKVYSHSTMNLSSMANDTGTLTIKKSPSRSHSPSRLMSPGRMATQNGDKDWENASTLSSPASIPEYTGPKLYKEPSFKSNKFIIHNAISRCCLAGKVNEPQKNKIIEEMEKSSANHFLILFRDSSCQFRAVYTMNPETEELVRLTGIGPRIISLSMVESIYKYSSDRKQFSVIPSKTMSMSVDAFTIPGQLWQTKRPGTPKKLGTPK, from the exons ACAGCGTTCCAGCGGAGCTGCGAGACCCCTTTTATCTTGACCAGTACGAGCAGGAGCACCTGAAGCCCCCTGTGACGCGGCTGCTTCAATCTCCCGAGCTCTACTGCCGAACCTATGGCCTGTTGCTAGCTGGGGGTCCCGGGGCCAACGGTACGCCGACAGATAACACCGTCCTCCTACAGACCCTCAGCAAAAAGGGCTTAACCCCCAGAGACCAGAACACCCCAGTGACCGAAGCAGACCTCCGGCACAAGCCTATCAAAATG AGCGCCCACTTAGCGGTGATGGACGCTTTAATGGCGGTGGGAGCCATGGAGACGGTGAGGGCGAGCGGAGGAGTGGAGAGACTCGGGGGAGAAGACGACTGGGAGAGAACGCTGCTGCACTGGGTCAACACG TTAAACAAGAAGCTGAAGGAACGCACAGAGAGTGACCAAACCCAGCAGAGTACAGAACCACAGCCTGTTCAGGCCTCG CTCCGGTACAGGAAGGATAAGCTGCTGTCTAAGCTCAAGCCCTGTTTTCCTGTCGTGAATGAAGTGAAGGATCTCTCTAATGGCTGTGCCATCGCTGCCGTCATACACTACTACTGTCCTGGCCTGCTGCGCTTAGAAG ATGTTTGTATGAAGGAATCCATGTCTTTGGCCGACAGTCTTTATAATCTGCAGCTCATTCTTGAGTTCTGTGAAAGTTGTCTGAAGAGCTGCTGCCCCCTGGTGTTGGAGGACATGCTCTACAGCCCACCTGAATTACAG GTTAATATGCTGAGCTTTCTGGCAGAGCTCTTGTATTGGTTTGAAGTGTCGAAGCCTGACTTTGTTCAGCCTCTGAACGCCACAG AGTCCTCTGGAGGTTCAGAAAATGGCAACAGAGGCTCTGGCAGCAG CTCTCCCTCGTTATTTAAAAAGCCTTTCTTGCCAATATCCCCTGCCACACCAATTCCAG GCTCACTGACTCAGTCTACCTCAATGTCTCATGTAGAGGCAGCTGGACGATCATGGACTAAAAACCCTCTCAG TGATGTGGACATAGTGATGGGTAACCCTGTAATCATGCGCTCCGTCAGCTCGGATAACATCAATCCTGCGGGACAGCCTGGGAAACGTGCCCATTACACCCCTCCGGAGGACATCAGCAGGTCTCCAGGACCTAACGGCCCCCAGCGTGCCTCTTGGGCCTCCCGTAGTCCTGCAGTGCCCCTTTTGGCCGAGGAGAACGGCCTCGACGAGGGTGACGCGGCGGAGTTGCCCACCATCGAGGAAGCCTTGCAGATCATTCACAATGAGGGAAAAATGGAGCCTCGTTTACATCCGGATGGAGCGCCTGATGGGTTCTATTTGCACTCGCCGGACGACCCAGCCAGTCGTAGACATAACGGTAGCCCTGCTATCCTCGGCGGCTCCGCCCCTTCCGGGGCAGGAATGCAGTACAGGCCGATGGGAAATGCAAGCTGCACCAGACGTACGTCTGATGGCTCACGTGACGACGACTCTGTACTAAGAGATGGCAGCGTGGACTCTGATGCCTCGGAGGATCTTCCAAAAACACAATCCACACCCGCCACGCCTGCAGGTGGTGCCCGGGTGGCTAATTCGTCTGGGCAAGAGACCCCAGACAGCGGTGTGAAGATGACCAGTTTTGCTGAGCGTAAAAAGAAACTGGCACAGGAGCAGCCGATTCCCGACGAGGACCCGCAGATGACCAGCTGGGCAGCTAAAAAGACGCAGGAGAGCCCCAGCAAAAGTCCGGCACTCACCAGTGAAATGTCGGAGCTTGGGGCAAGACTGGAGGAGAAGCGCAAGGCCATCGAGGCTCAGAAGAGGCGTATCGAGGCCATTTTTGCCAAGCATCGACAGAGGCTGGGCAAGAGCGCCTTCTTGCAGTTGAAGAAAGAGCAGGAAGAAGACGTTGAGGGGGTCAGCGCAGAGGAAGACGTAAGACGCATGTCGCTGGATGAGAGACTAGCACGCATGGAGAAAGATGAAGAAAGTGATGCGAAGCAGGAGAAGGAGCGCCCTCCAGATGACAGGAAGTTTCAAACTTCTGCGCAGCAGGCCTCTAAAGACAAAACGGTGGCAGGACCGTCGGGTGAGAAGACCGGTGTACCATTGGGTGATTATAACAATGCAGTGTCAAAACTGAACGCCGCTCTGAGCTCGCTGCAGAATGATGTGCAGCGCTTGTCCGAGCAGCAGAACCAGCTGTTGCTGAAGAAAATCCCCTCTGCCAACCAAACATGGGTCATCCCACCCAGCACGAAGAGCTCCGCTGCAGCAGCACCTCCACGCCTGTCCAGGGAGTCAACTCGTGACTTGATACCCAActcttcctcctcatcaccTTCCCCATCTCGCAGAATCAGCTCTCAAGCCATTCCCCCGAAATCGCCTGGCTCTCACCGCCGGGCTCAATCTGCACCTCCAAAAAGCCCCAAAAATCAGCACCACTCAAGGTCTGCAGATCCAAAGATGCCCACGCTCACCCGGGTCATCACGGCCCCACATTGTGTGGACAGTATGCCTCATCGACGGAAAGTATCCCCTTGGCACTACAGAGACCAGACTTCATCTTCCTTCAGCTTCGGCTCGTCAGTCTCCCAGAGCGACTCGCGTCCTCCCTCTCGGCCCCTCAGCGAGGACACGAGCGACGACCAAACCGTTTTCAGCCTGGAACTAGATGGAGGCTCCAACCATTTTCCTGGCAGGAGGGAACATCATGGAGGCAGCAGCTCAGGTGCTCCATCAGAGTGTTCCTTTGAAAGCGACATCCCAGCATCAGCCTTCACCCGCAAACCCAGCAGTCTGATCGAGATCCCGCTGTCCTCTCTGAGTGGGCTGGACAGAGAGGATGCTGAACATGGCCTTGACGCCGCCTCTGACTCCATGAGCGATCACACCGAGCCGGAGACGAAGACTGGTATCGGCTTTTTCTTTAAG CAGGACGAGGCTCGACCAGAGGATGAGATGGCTCAGAGGAGAGCTGCACTGCTGGAAAAGCAGCAAAAGAGAGCAGAGGAAATTAAGAGGAAGAGACAGGAGCAGGAACGAGAGAAGGAGGCGAG CAGACGCAATTCCGTGGATGAGCTGGAGCGACCCCGGACGCCCTCCACACCTCCGCCAGCTCGCACTCCTCCCGCAGCGCACACTCCTCCTCCCGACGGATCTCAGCACCGACGCGGAACCTTTACCAGGCAAGAGTACGAATGGCGCCATCAGCTCAAGATCATGGAAGACCTGGACAAGGCGCTGCGCCAGAAACCCACCACTGTCCGAGGTGTCAAGAAACAGCGGCCCAAAACGGTGTTCCGGGATGATTCGGACCTCTCCCGCAGCCCAGCTAAAGGGTTGCTGG GTTCTCGACTGAATAAAGTGTATTCTCATTCCACGATGAACCTATCCTCCATGGCCAATGATACTGGGACACTTACCATCAAGAAATCCCCAAG TCGCTCTCACTCTCCATCAAGACTGATGTCTCCGGGCCGTATGGCCACACAGAATGGTGATAAGGACTGGGAGAATGCATCCACCCTTTCTTCCCCAGCTTCCATCCCTGAGTACACCG gACCCAAACTATATAAAGAGCCAAGCTTCAAATCCAACAAGTTCATTATCCACAATGCCATCTCGCGCTGCTGTTTGGCAGGAAAGGTCAACGAACCGCAGAAAAACAAGATCATTGAG GAAATGGAGAAGAGCAGCGCCAACCacttcctcatcctcttccgGGATTCGAGCTGCCAGTTCCGGGCGGTTTACACCATGAACCCGGAGACGGAGGAACTGGTGCGTCTGACTGGCATCGGCCCGCGGATCATCAGCCTCTCCATGGTCGAGTCTATCTACAAATACAGCTCCGACCGCAAGCAGTTCTCGGTCATCCCGTCCAAAACCATGTCCATGAGCGTGGACGCTTTCACCATCCCCGGCCAGCTGTGGCAGACCAAGCGGCCCGGGACGCCCAAAAAGCTCGGAACACCAAAGTGA